The following are encoded in a window of Bacteroidia bacterium genomic DNA:
- a CDS encoding pyridoxal phosphate-dependent aminotransferase, with translation MPKISQRGLEMPPSPIRKLTPYANAAKAKGITVYHLNIGQPDIETPQAILDSVKHTDLKVLAYSPSEGFQSYREALAKYYNKNDIRVTPDEIIITTGGSEAISFAMLSCLNPGDEIIIPEPFYANYNGFAKVAGVKVVPIKSNIEDGFALPKIEEFEHSISSNTKAIMICNPNNPTGYLYSIEELKTLRDLCLKHDLFLFSDEAYREFCYDGAQHTSVMSLEGLEKHAILLDTISKRYSACGARIGALVTHNQEVLQTALKFAQARLSPPTLAQILGEAACSLPDDYFDEVLEEYKNRRNILVKRLQAMPNVVCPNPKGAFYIIAKLPVKSSEDFCQWLLSSFSYKGATLMMAPASGFYSTPGLGQSEVRLAYVLNEASINAAMDCLEEALKVYQD, from the coding sequence ATGCCAAAGATATCCCAACGCGGTTTAGAAATGCCGCCATCTCCTATCAGAAAATTAACCCCTTATGCTAATGCAGCAAAAGCAAAAGGAATTACAGTGTATCATTTAAACATAGGGCAACCTGACATTGAAACTCCTCAAGCAATACTCGATAGTGTTAAGCACACTGATTTGAAAGTGCTTGCATATAGCCCAAGTGAAGGATTTCAGAGTTATAGAGAAGCTCTTGCCAAATATTACAACAAGAATGACATCAGAGTTACACCAGATGAAATTATTATAACCACAGGAGGGTCAGAAGCCATTTCTTTTGCAATGCTTAGCTGTCTGAACCCCGGTGACGAAATCATTATTCCGGAACCATTTTATGCAAATTATAACGGTTTTGCAAAGGTTGCAGGAGTTAAGGTTGTTCCTATCAAGTCAAACATTGAAGATGGTTTTGCACTACCCAAGATTGAAGAGTTTGAACATTCAATTTCTTCAAACACCAAAGCGATCATGATTTGCAACCCTAATAATCCTACCGGGTATTTATACAGTATAGAAGAATTAAAAACATTACGCGATTTATGTCTTAAACACGATTTGTTTTTATTCAGCGATGAAGCATACCGCGAATTTTGTTATGACGGTGCGCAACACACTTCGGTAATGAGTTTAGAAGGTTTAGAGAAGCACGCGATTTTATTGGATACCATTTCAAAAAGATATAGTGCATGCGGTGCCAGAATTGGCGCATTGGTAACCCATAATCAAGAAGTATTGCAAACTGCATTAAAATTTGCCCAAGCAAGACTATCTCCTCCAACACTTGCACAAATATTGGGAGAAGCTGCGTGCAGCCTGCCGGATGATTACTTTGATGAAGTGTTAGAAGAATACAAAAACCGCAGAAATATTTTAGTAAAACGTTTACAAGCCATGCCTAATGTGGTTTGTCCAAATCCAAAAGGAGCTTTTTATATAATCGCAAAATTACCGGTAAAAAGCAGTGAAGATTTTTGTCAATGGCTACTTTCTTCCTTTAGTTACAAAGGGGCAACGCTGATGATGGCTCCTGCCAGTGGATTTTATTCTACTCCTGGGTTAGGACAATCTGAAGTTCGATTGGCTTACGTTCTGAACGAAGCCAGTATCAACGCAGCAATGGACTGCTTAGAAGAGGCTTTGAAAGTCTATCAGGATTGA
- the purB gene encoding adenylosuccinate lyase — protein MELDVLHAISPIDGRYRNKCAQLAQYFSEFALIKYRVRVEIEYFIALSDFIPEHFNAKISESQRQFLRNIYSQFSDADANAVKEIEKTTNHDVKAVEYFIKNKIAGTELENLKEWIHFGLTSQDVNNTAIPLSTKEAWGNVVLPEMLTLVQRLEELAQEWSNIPMLAKTHGQPASPTMLGKEIKVFVERVKSQIAQAKAIPFSAKFGGATGNLNAHFVTFPDKDWIAFATDFTENKLGLSRTPYTTQIEPYDNSAAFFDANKRINNVLMDLCRDVWTYISMHYFTQKIKKGEVGSSAMPHKVNPIDFENAEGNLGIANALLEHFAAKLPISRLQRDLTDSTVLRNVGVPLSHGLIAYQSIRKGLDKLQLNKAAIDQDLEDNLVVVAEAIQNILRVMAYPNPYETLKELTRNNEKLTRERLNDFIDGLNVNQETKNRLKSITPFNYTGKTEL, from the coding sequence ATGGAGTTGGACGTGCTGCACGCTATTAGCCCTATTGATGGCAGATATAGAAATAAATGTGCTCAACTTGCACAGTATTTCTCTGAGTTCGCTTTAATCAAATATAGGGTTAGAGTTGAAATTGAATATTTTATTGCACTTTCTGATTTTATTCCGGAACATTTCAATGCTAAAATTTCTGAATCCCAAAGACAGTTTTTGAGAAATATCTATTCTCAGTTTTCTGATGCAGATGCTAATGCTGTCAAAGAAATTGAAAAGACAACCAATCACGATGTAAAAGCAGTTGAATATTTCATTAAAAATAAGATTGCCGGAACTGAATTAGAGAATCTTAAAGAGTGGATTCACTTTGGACTTACTTCGCAAGATGTCAATAACACTGCAATTCCACTTTCTACTAAAGAAGCTTGGGGAAATGTAGTATTGCCTGAAATGCTCACTTTGGTTCAACGATTGGAGGAGTTGGCGCAAGAATGGTCGAACATTCCAATGCTTGCAAAAACACATGGACAGCCGGCTTCACCCACTATGTTGGGAAAAGAAATCAAGGTATTTGTAGAAAGAGTTAAGTCGCAAATAGCGCAAGCGAAGGCAATTCCTTTTTCGGCTAAGTTTGGAGGAGCAACCGGAAACTTGAATGCACATTTTGTTACTTTTCCCGATAAGGATTGGATAGCTTTTGCAACAGATTTTACAGAGAATAAACTTGGGTTGAGTCGTACTCCTTATACGACACAAATTGAGCCCTATGATAATTCGGCTGCATTTTTTGATGCAAACAAGAGGATTAATAATGTTTTGATGGATTTGTGCCGTGATGTTTGGACTTATATTTCGATGCACTATTTTACACAAAAAATCAAAAAAGGCGAAGTCGGGTCAAGTGCTATGCCTCACAAAGTGAATCCAATTGATTTTGAAAATGCCGAAGGAAATTTGGGTATAGCCAATGCGTTGTTGGAACATTTTGCTGCAAAACTCCCGATTAGCCGTTTGCAAAGAGATTTGACCGATTCCACTGTGTTGAGAAATGTAGGTGTACCGTTGTCGCATGGCTTGATAGCTTATCAATCAATTCGCAAAGGATTGGATAAATTACAACTCAACAAAGCTGCTATTGATCAAGATTTGGAAGATAACCTTGTGGTAGTTGCTGAAGCAATTCAAAATATTTTGAGGGTAATGGCTTATCCAAATCCTTATGAAACACTCAAGGAATTGACTCGAAACAACGAAAAATTAACACGAGAAAGGCTGAATGATTTTATTGATGGATTAAATGTGAACCAGGAAACCAAGAACAGGTTAAAATCCATCACACCTTTTAACTATACAGGTAAAACAGAGTTGTAG
- a CDS encoding YraN family protein — protein sequence MKTPNQQTGQEGEAVALDFLLKQGYLLLHKNWRHSHHEVDLIMSKDEVLVFVEVKTRMSNTFGFPENAVTAQKQKTLAKAAAAYLEKFAPDKSLRFDIVSVTRVPNNWEIEHFEDAFFIYDL from the coding sequence GTGAAAACACCTAATCAGCAAACAGGTCAAGAAGGAGAAGCGGTTGCACTGGATTTTCTGTTGAAACAAGGATATCTTTTGTTGCATAAAAATTGGAGACACAGTCATCATGAAGTGGACTTAATCATGAGCAAGGATGAGGTACTTGTGTTTGTGGAGGTGAAGACTCGTATGTCCAATACATTTGGGTTTCCTGAAAATGCGGTTACAGCTCAAAAACAAAAAACATTGGCAAAGGCAGCAGCAGCTTATTTAGAAAAATTTGCACCGGACAAGAGTCTGCGTTTTGATATAGTTTCTGTTACTCGTGTACCCAATAACTGGGAAATTGAGCATTTTGAAGATGCTTTTTTTATTTATGATTTATGA
- a CDS encoding acetate--CoA ligase family protein: protein MITKQLLDPQSIVIVGASNDSSKPGGKVLQNIIKHGYKGKLYAVNPKESSIQGVPCFATVEALPEVELAIIAVAANYVEAAMEVLANQKNCKAFILFSAGFSETGKEGKELEQRCAAIATQAGASLIGPNCIGVITGNYKGVFAGPIPEYDPMGCDCVSASGATMVYILEVAIPRGLKFRNIYSIGNSAQIGVEDVLEYWDKTFDPQTSSRIKLLYMEQIADPSRFLKHARSLTLKGCRIAAIKAGSTEAGSRAVSSHTGALAGSNNAVNALFRKAGVIRCYSRVELVYVAAIFTITKLVGNRIAIITHAGGPGVMLTDVLTRNGMAVPHISGPYAEELLAQLHPGSSVANPIDFLATGTAQQLSVILDYVENKFDEIDGAVVVFGTTGMWRVDDVYEVLHEKMKTSKKPIFPILPSVMQASEEVSHFHSMGHVNFLDETSFGYVLSRVIRTPSPYPEPILPKIENARVREVITNAENGFLHADTVFELFDAVGITRVQQLTSNELDEVVSAAEKIGFPLVMKVSGPVHKSDIGGVVIGLKSIEEVKETFHRLMQIDGAEGVIVQQQLQGTEIYMGAKREPSFGHQILVGLGGVFVEIFKDVATGLSPLSKEEAQAMLKHLKSYPIIKGARGKEGVNEELILDTMLRLSALVEAAPEISEMDINPLLGNSNQLVAVDARICLDFSM, encoded by the coding sequence ATGATAACCAAACAACTGCTCGATCCTCAAAGTATTGTGATAGTTGGAGCGTCCAACGATTCATCCAAACCGGGAGGGAAAGTGCTGCAAAATATCATTAAACATGGCTATAAAGGAAAACTCTATGCAGTAAATCCAAAGGAAAGTTCAATACAAGGTGTACCTTGCTTTGCAACTGTAGAAGCCTTGCCGGAAGTTGAGTTAGCAATCATTGCAGTAGCCGCAAATTATGTTGAAGCAGCAATGGAAGTGCTTGCCAACCAAAAGAATTGCAAAGCATTCATTTTGTTTTCAGCTGGTTTTAGCGAAACCGGCAAAGAGGGGAAGGAGTTGGAGCAACGCTGTGCAGCCATTGCAACCCAAGCCGGAGCAAGTTTAATCGGTCCTAACTGTATTGGGGTAATAACCGGAAACTACAAAGGTGTATTTGCCGGACCAATACCGGAATACGACCCGATGGGTTGCGACTGTGTATCTGCATCAGGAGCTACAATGGTATATATTCTGGAAGTAGCAATTCCACGCGGATTAAAGTTCAGAAATATTTATTCGATTGGCAACAGTGCTCAAATTGGTGTAGAAGATGTCCTTGAATATTGGGATAAGACTTTTGACCCTCAAACTAGTTCGAGGATTAAGTTGCTCTATATGGAGCAAATTGCAGATCCAAGCCGTTTTTTGAAACACGCACGTTCGCTTACTCTCAAAGGGTGCAGGATTGCAGCAATCAAAGCAGGTTCAACAGAAGCCGGCTCGCGAGCTGTGTCTTCTCATACCGGTGCTTTGGCGGGATCTAATAATGCAGTCAATGCATTGTTCAGAAAGGCAGGGGTCATACGTTGTTACAGCAGGGTTGAGTTGGTCTATGTTGCCGCAATTTTTACAATTACAAAATTGGTGGGCAATCGTATTGCCATTATTACCCATGCCGGTGGACCCGGAGTGATGCTGACAGATGTTTTAACCAGAAATGGTATGGCTGTTCCTCACATCAGCGGGCCTTATGCAGAAGAACTGCTTGCACAATTACACCCGGGTTCTTCTGTTGCAAACCCGATAGATTTTTTAGCTACCGGAACTGCGCAACAGTTGAGTGTGATATTAGATTACGTTGAAAATAAGTTTGATGAAATTGATGGCGCAGTGGTTGTGTTTGGCACCACGGGCATGTGGAGAGTGGATGATGTGTATGAGGTGTTGCATGAAAAAATGAAGACTTCTAAAAAACCGATTTTCCCGATTCTGCCCTCTGTGATGCAGGCTTCAGAAGAAGTGAGCCATTTTCACTCTATGGGTCATGTCAATTTCTTGGATGAAACCAGTTTTGGATATGTTCTTTCAAGGGTAATCAGAACTCCAAGTCCTTATCCGGAGCCAATTTTGCCAAAAATTGAAAATGCACGAGTGAGAGAAGTGATTACAAATGCAGAGAATGGGTTTCTACATGCGGATACAGTTTTTGAACTCTTTGATGCTGTTGGAATCACCAGAGTGCAACAGTTGACTTCAAACGAATTGGATGAAGTTGTATCAGCCGCTGAAAAGATCGGTTTCCCATTAGTGATGAAAGTGTCCGGTCCTGTTCACAAATCTGATATTGGAGGTGTAGTGATAGGACTCAAAAGCATTGAGGAAGTCAAAGAAACATTTCACAGACTCATGCAGATTGATGGTGCGGAAGGTGTGATTGTGCAACAACAGCTTCAGGGCACTGAAATATACATGGGAGCAAAGCGTGAACCATCTTTCGGACACCAGATTTTAGTAGGACTTGGAGGTGTTTTTGTGGAGATATTTAAAGATGTAGCAACAGGGCTTTCTCCATTGAGCAAAGAAGAAGCACAGGCGATGCTCAAACATTTAAAATCTTATCCCATTATCAAAGGAGCACGGGGTAAAGAGGGTGTCAATGAAGAGTTGATTTTGGATACAATGTTGCGTTTGTCTGCACTTGTTGAAGCAGCCCCTGAAATAAGCGAAATGGATATTAATCCGTTGCTGGGTAATTCTAATCAGCTTGTTGCTGTTGATGCAAGAATTTGCCTTGACTTTAGTATGTAA
- a CDS encoding 2-phosphosulfolactate phosphatase → MSKKLEVVLTPALAGQFGFEDKAVVIIDVLRATSTIAIALDKGFKQVLTSKEVDKALSLKDADSLVAGERNGDKVQGADVGNSPVEIQNLTSIKEKFVLTSTNGTKCVEKAVLQNAKVVLCGALVNVQALADFLNQSQFDIVLFCAGWKDNENIEDTYMAGSLIDKLQDVSLQNDAAFIAQTVYQSNKHLANQFLGSANHYQRLKNKGNHADLALCIQESISESVPCLQSFDEGVAVFTKI, encoded by the coding sequence ATGTCAAAAAAATTAGAGGTGGTTTTAACACCTGCACTTGCCGGTCAATTTGGTTTTGAAGATAAAGCGGTTGTGATAATAGATGTGTTAAGAGCCACATCTACCATTGCAATTGCACTTGATAAAGGATTTAAGCAGGTGCTTACAAGTAAAGAAGTTGACAAAGCGTTGAGTTTAAAAGATGCAGATTCTTTGGTTGCCGGTGAGCGCAATGGTGACAAGGTACAGGGAGCGGATGTGGGGAATTCTCCGGTCGAAATTCAGAATCTTACAAGTATCAAAGAGAAATTTGTGTTAACAAGCACCAATGGGACTAAATGTGTTGAGAAAGCTGTGTTGCAAAATGCAAAAGTAGTGCTCTGTGGTGCATTGGTCAATGTGCAAGCCCTTGCAGATTTTTTAAATCAAAGTCAATTTGATATTGTACTTTTTTGTGCAGGTTGGAAAGACAACGAAAACATTGAGGATACTTATATGGCAGGGAGTCTTATTGATAAATTACAGGATGTCAGCCTTCAGAATGATGCTGCATTTATTGCCCAAACTGTCTATCAAAGCAATAAACACTTAGCCAATCAATTTTTAGGAAGTGCCAATCACTATCAAAGATTGAAAAATAAGGGCAACCATGCAGATCTTGCACTATGTATTCAGGAATCTATTTCAGAATCAGTACCTTGTTTGCAGTCTTTTGACGAAGGAGTGGCAGTATTTACAAAAATCTGA
- a CDS encoding BspA family leucine-rich repeat surface protein encodes MKYMFNKASKFNGSINNWTPSNVTDMQYMFYDAIKFNQNIGNWDVSKVVNMEGMFGCYAVNLAFNQDIGSWDVSNVVNMSKMFNGAIKFNQDLDSWNVSNVIDMYGMFFNASAFNHSLENWNLKSILNVSNMLNNCGMDCINYGKTLVGWASNTNTPKSKYLGASGLKYSQAAYEYRNILTTTLKWTISDAGKGTCASEWTGTIDSNWTNASNWSPSTVPLSGDDIVFSPTANNDLVLDGNKTIGLVDFNGSSKKIILNSYTLTAFGFGSYNENSYVEHKNNSGKIIIEIQNNHSRVFASGMFGANYSPVTITNKTSENDTFTLTLLDDAYLNGYSGTKVGIAHVQRVWHIHKKNPNKGLGVDLTFNWHPSDVIGVLSSPVQSHYNGSEWEIAMTGSSSINGDSLIHKNYVSNFSPFGIDKGPSPLPISLINFNAKSDNKHQQVMLTWQTTQEVNNNYFEILHSTDGATWNTIGSVQGNGSSYQLNDYAFTDFNPKSTNFYRLKQVDYNGDEALSEIRLVKFSTKHQYNYVNVYPNPAQNSLSIISEQQNVPYILTDIYGKSVLSGVLTNTKTELNIAVLTNEIYFIKIGENTLKIVKQ; translated from the coding sequence ATGAAATACATGTTTAACAAGGCGTCAAAATTCAATGGCAGCATAAATAACTGGACACCTTCAAATGTTACAGATATGCAATACATGTTTTACGATGCAATAAAGTTTAACCAAAACATTGGTAATTGGGATGTGAGCAAGGTCGTCAATATGGAAGGAATGTTTGGTTGCTATGCTGTTAATTTGGCATTTAACCAAGACATAGGAAGTTGGGATGTAAGTAATGTAGTGAATATGTCAAAGATGTTTAACGGGGCTATAAAATTCAACCAAGACTTAGACAGTTGGAATGTGAGCAATGTTATCGATATGTATGGTATGTTTTTCAATGCATCTGCTTTTAACCATTCTTTAGAAAATTGGAATCTAAAAAGCATTTTAAACGTAAGCAACATGCTAAACAATTGCGGTATGGATTGTATTAATTACGGAAAAACACTCGTAGGATGGGCTTCAAATACTAATACTCCTAAATCAAAATATTTGGGAGCATCCGGTTTAAAATACTCACAAGCAGCTTATGAATATAGAAACATACTAACCACTACATTGAAGTGGACTATATCAGATGCAGGAAAAGGTACTTGTGCAAGTGAGTGGACAGGGACAATCGACAGTAACTGGACAAATGCTTCTAATTGGTCACCTTCAACTGTTCCTTTATCCGGAGATGATATTGTATTTTCACCCACTGCAAACAACGATCTAGTTTTAGACGGGAACAAAACTATCGGATTAGTGGATTTTAATGGCAGCTCAAAAAAAATAATATTAAACAGCTATACCTTAACAGCATTTGGCTTTGGCAGCTATAATGAAAACAGCTATGTTGAACACAAAAATAATTCCGGTAAAATCATAATTGAAATACAAAACAATCATTCTCGTGTGTTTGCTTCAGGTATGTTTGGAGCGAATTACTCACCAGTTACCATTACAAACAAAACAAGTGAGAATGACACATTTACATTAACACTCTTGGACGATGCTTACCTAAATGGATACAGTGGAACCAAGGTTGGAATTGCTCATGTTCAAAGAGTGTGGCATATTCATAAAAAAAATCCAAATAAGGGATTGGGAGTAGATTTAACTTTTAACTGGCACCCCTCTGATGTCATAGGTGTACTTTCCTCTCCGGTTCAGAGCCATTATAATGGCTCTGAATGGGAAATTGCAATGACCGGCAGTAGTTCGATTAATGGAGACTCTCTTATTCACAAAAACTATGTCAGTAACTTTTCCCCATTTGGAATAGACAAGGGACCTTCTCCACTACCAATATCCCTTATTAATTTTAATGCAAAATCTGATAATAAACACCAGCAAGTAATGCTAACATGGCAGACTACACAAGAGGTTAACAACAATTACTTTGAAATATTGCATAGTACTGATGGTGCTACTTGGAATACAATTGGCTCTGTGCAAGGCAATGGAAGCAGCTATCAGCTTAATGATTATGCCTTCACTGATTTCAATCCAAAGAGCACAAACTTTTACCGACTCAAACAAGTAGATTACAATGGGGATGAGGCTTTAAGTGAGATTCGCTTGGTAAAATTCTCTACTAAGCATCAATACAACTATGTTAACGTATATCCCAATCCTGCACAAAATAGCCTGAGCATTATATCTGAACAACAAAATGTACCCTATATTCTAACTGATATTTATGGCAAATCAGTGCTTTCAGGTGTACTCACCAACACAAAAACAGAACTCAATATTGCAGTTTTGACAAATGAAATCTATTTTATCAAAATTGGCGAGAACACATTAAAAATTGTGAAACAATAA
- a CDS encoding NAD(P)/FAD-dependent oxidoreductase gives MLVYDTIVVGGGAAGFFAAIKVAELKPNSSVLILEKTSKLLAKVEISGGSRCNVTNACFDNKELAANYPRGSKELLGCFYRFNPTDTIQWFEAKGVQLKAEADLRMFPISDSSQTIINCFLNEIDRLGIEISTQTKVESIEPQQDGFTLHLDRDEKVACKTLLIATGGHTKKEHFHYLAPLHHKIENPVPSLFTFNLPKHPICALSGVSVIDVEITLPEHNERFRGPFLITHWGLSGPAVLKLSAFAARKLHDVGYRYDIEVDFLPHLTADEIFASLKQQKSGKANVKKKPFESIPQRLWEYLLNNSGLRSDEKWADCQNNKLQDLAHQLHKSQFEANGKTTYKDEFVTCGGISRKEIDFRTMESKLHPNLFFAGEVIDIDGITGGFNFQAAWTCGSIAAETIASRI, from the coding sequence GTGCTGGTTTATGATACAATTGTTGTAGGTGGTGGTGCTGCCGGATTTTTTGCTGCAATTAAAGTAGCAGAATTGAAACCGAATTCATCGGTGTTGATTCTTGAAAAAACCTCAAAACTGCTAGCTAAAGTCGAAATTTCAGGAGGTAGCAGGTGCAATGTAACCAACGCTTGTTTTGACAATAAAGAATTAGCGGCTAACTATCCCCGAGGAAGTAAAGAATTATTGGGATGTTTTTACCGGTTCAACCCTACAGATACCATTCAATGGTTTGAAGCAAAGGGAGTCCAACTGAAAGCCGAAGCAGATTTAAGAATGTTTCCCATCTCAGACTCGTCACAAACCATAATTAACTGTTTTTTAAATGAAATTGACAGATTAGGAATTGAAATCAGCACCCAAACAAAAGTTGAATCCATAGAACCTCAACAGGACGGGTTTACTTTGCATTTAGACCGGGACGAAAAAGTAGCTTGTAAGACCTTACTAATCGCCACCGGAGGACATACAAAAAAAGAACACTTTCATTACTTAGCCCCACTACATCATAAGATTGAAAACCCTGTCCCATCTTTGTTTACATTTAACCTACCCAAACATCCAATCTGTGCATTATCCGGGGTCTCGGTAATAGATGTAGAAATCACCTTGCCGGAACATAATGAAAGATTTAGAGGACCCTTTTTAATCACCCATTGGGGATTGAGCGGACCTGCTGTATTAAAGCTTTCTGCATTTGCGGCACGCAAACTCCATGATGTAGGTTATCGGTATGATATTGAGGTGGATTTTTTACCCCATTTGACAGCAGATGAGATTTTTGCCAGTCTCAAACAACAGAAGTCTGGAAAAGCGAATGTAAAAAAGAAACCATTTGAATCAATACCACAACGGCTATGGGAGTACTTGTTAAACAACTCCGGGTTGAGAAGCGATGAGAAATGGGCAGATTGTCAAAACAACAAATTGCAAGACCTCGCACATCAATTACACAAATCACAATTTGAAGCAAACGGAAAAACTACTTACAAAGATGAGTTTGTAACATGTGGTGGTATCAGCAGAAAAGAAATAGATTTCAGAACAATGGAAAGCAAACTTCACCCAAATTTATTCTTTGCAGGAGAAGTGATTGATATAGATGGCATTACTGGCGGATTTAACTTTCAAGCTGCTTGGACTTGTGGATCTATTGCCGCAGAAACAATTGCGAGCAGGATATAA
- a CDS encoding ion transporter, with product MQNKDIWKKRLYVIIFQANTPAGRRFDIWLLLAIICSITVILFDSIYSVHQRAGTYLKAFEWFFTILFTIEYALRISVSPKKFHYVFSFFGIIDLLSILPSFLSLFFPQFQFLMVLRSMRLLRIFKIFHMRSFLIAIFYISEALRNSYRKIIVFMLFISLLVIIIGSLMNVIESDTPGFESIPNAIYWAVVTITTVGYGDVSPVTPLGKFLSIIVMLCGYGIIAVPTGIVTSELSKNRSKSKRNKRLTCNRCGQNDHYPDARYCYTCGDRLIDDP from the coding sequence ATGCAAAACAAAGATATTTGGAAAAAAAGACTGTATGTCATTATTTTTCAAGCGAATACACCTGCCGGGAGGAGGTTTGATATTTGGCTGCTTCTTGCCATTATCTGTAGCATCACCGTTATTTTATTTGACAGTATTTACAGCGTTCATCAAAGAGCCGGTACGTATTTAAAAGCGTTTGAATGGTTTTTTACCATTCTTTTTACGATCGAGTATGCTCTCCGTATCAGTGTGTCTCCTAAAAAATTCCATTACGTCTTTAGCTTTTTTGGAATAATAGACTTGTTGTCCATCCTGCCTTCATTTCTTAGCCTCTTTTTTCCTCAGTTTCAATTCTTGATGGTATTGCGTTCAATGAGATTATTGAGAATCTTCAAGATATTCCACATGCGGAGTTTTTTAATTGCCATTTTCTATATTTCAGAAGCATTGAGGAACAGTTATCGCAAGATTATTGTGTTTATGTTATTCATTTCGCTCCTTGTAATCATTATCGGTTCATTGATGAATGTGATAGAAAGCGACACTCCCGGCTTTGAGAGTATTCCCAATGCGATTTACTGGGCAGTAGTTACCATTACAACTGTTGGCTATGGAGATGTTTCACCGGTAACACCTTTAGGTAAATTTTTATCTATCATTGTGATGCTGTGCGGATATGGAATCATTGCAGTACCTACAGGAATTGTAACTTCTGAGTTATCAAAAAACAGGTCTAAATCTAAAAGAAATAAAAGGCTAACATGTAACAGATGTGGTCAAAACGACCATTATCCTGATGCCCGATATTGCTATACATGCGGTGACAGGCTGATTGACGATCCTTAA
- a CDS encoding SDR family oxidoreductase, with protein sequence MLTKLLSGKKGIIFGALDPKSIAWKVAERCHEEGAEFILTNAPIALRMGAINELAQKTGAEVVGCDVTLDSDMEALVDAAIAKYGKIDFVLHSVGMSLNIRKGRAYTDLNYEFMHKTFDISAISFHRLMQTLWKKDAMNEWGSILGLTYIAAQRVFPDYSEMAESKSLLESFARSFGYRFGKAKHVRVNTISQSPTMTTAGSGVSGFDAFYDYANKISPLGNASAEACADYCVSLFSDLTRMVTMQNLFHDGGFSFTGISEEVMDMFKGEK encoded by the coding sequence ATGTTAACAAAACTATTATCAGGGAAAAAAGGAATCATCTTTGGGGCGTTAGACCCTAAGTCCATTGCGTGGAAAGTAGCAGAAAGATGTCATGAAGAGGGAGCTGAATTTATCTTAACCAATGCACCAATCGCTTTGCGTATGGGTGCCATCAACGAACTTGCACAGAAAACAGGTGCAGAAGTGGTTGGTTGCGATGTTACACTTGACAGCGACATGGAAGCGCTGGTCGATGCCGCCATTGCAAAGTATGGGAAAATTGATTTTGTGCTTCATTCTGTTGGTATGTCTTTGAATATTCGCAAAGGAAGGGCTTATACAGATTTGAATTATGAATTCATGCACAAGACTTTTGACATTTCAGCTATTTCTTTTCATAGGCTGATGCAAACCCTATGGAAAAAAGATGCAATGAATGAATGGGGTTCAATTCTCGGGCTAACTTATATTGCGGCACAGCGTGTGTTCCCGGACTATAGCGAAATGGCTGAAAGCAAATCTTTGCTTGAATCTTTCGCACGTAGCTTTGGATACCGATTTGGCAAAGCAAAGCATGTTCGTGTAAATACTATTTCTCAATCACCTACTATGACGACAGCAGGTAGCGGGGTGAGTGGTTTTGACGCCTTTTATGATTATGCAAATAAAATCAGTCCGCTTGGCAATGCTTCTGCTGAGGCGTGTGCTGATTATTGTGTGAGTCTGTTTAGCGATTTAACCCGTATGGTTACAATGCAAAACCTGTTTCATGATGGAGGATTCTCTTTTACCGGAATCAGTGAAGAAGTGATGGATATGTTTAAGGGGGAGAAATAA